Part of the Cyanobacteria bacterium GSL.Bin1 genome, AATATGTTTTAGTCTACTTTTCACCAAAAGCCGATTGCACTGAAGATGGATTGACGATTAATGGAACCTACTATCCTTTGGTAGAAGCGAGTCCAAACGGATTTGAATACACAGAAATTCGAGAACTTAAAACTACTGATTAGGTTTCTAGTTACCGAGTAGAGTGGCACGCCAAAACGTATAGAATGCCAGTAAAGCGAGTAAAGTATAAAAACTAAAGGTAATGACGCGATCGCGCAATTTGGGTAAATAGCGGGTACTGATCTGCGCCCCCACTAATCCTCCTAAGCCTAAAACCAGTCCTTGCCAAAATAAAACATTTCCCTGCCAAGTGTGTCCCAAGGTGGCTGAAATTGCGGTAATTACAATGACCCCTAAGCTGGTTTGAATCGCCACTTTAATCGGTTCTCCTAGTAAAACCATTTGCAATGGAACCATAATCACGCCACCACCAATCCCAAACAACCCAGCGAGAAATCCTGCAATTCCGCCTGTTGCTACCCGCGCTAGTGTTCGATGTTGAGTCTTTTCCGGTAAGGTATCTTCTCGTTTTGCTAAGGTTTTGCGCCAACTCGCCAGAAAGATATTGATCATTAATAAAATGCCAAAGGCAATTAATAGCATCTGATCCGGAAGACCAGTGGCAATATATGTCCCCAATTGGGCAGTGATAATGGCAGGGAAACCCAAATTCCACACTCGTTGTAAATTCAGATAGCCCATGCGATAGTTTTGGAGGCTACCGGATATGGCTGTCAGAACAATCGCGAGACTACTCGTTGCTACTGCTTGCACCGGCGTATAACCCACCGTAATAATAATCGGAACCAGAACCGTTCCTCCCCCAATCCCTAACAAACCAGCCAGTAATCCCGAAAAAAGACCGCCTCCTACGAGTAACCAAAGGTTTTCCATTGATCAATTGAGATGAAAAGCACTGTTTGCAAATTGTAGCGGAATTGAGCCTTGATCGGAGATAGGGCTTTGATCTAATCATCGCCATCATTACTATTGCTACTGGCAATGGGTCGAAAAGGATTGAGAAAATTGATCAGTTGACTCAGCTTTCGCGATTGAATCCAAACTCGTCCTTCCCCCCGAAACCGACAAACTAAACCTTCTCCGCCAAAAATGCCCGTTCTGAGATTTTTAAAGGACAGTCCACCAATTAACTCTACCTTGTAATCTAAACTGTCTTCAAAAGCAACAATATAACCGGTATCCACCACATACTCTCCAGTCACTGGCACTTCAATAATCGCACCATAGGAACTAAACCAAAAATCTCCTTCTCCTACTGCCCGAATTAAAAATAAAGATTCCCCACTAAAAAAGCCCCGCCAGCCTTCAAACCGAGTTTCGGTTTCGACTGTTGGGCTACAAGCCAGAAATCCTGACGACTGCACAATTAATCGAGTTTCTCCATTGAGATAATAGTGGAAAATATCCCCTGGTGTTGCTGGACAAAGATAGAGATTACCGCGACGTTGAGAAGCGCTAAATTCGCTGACAAATAGAGATTCACCACTGAATAAGCGTCCAATACTTTTCCCAATTCCCCCACGCATGGAAGATTTCATCTTGAGAGATGGATCCATCCCTGCCATTGCTGAGGATTCTACAATGAGAGATTGACCCGCTTCTAGTTCGATGTTTAACGCGGCATAGAGAGGAGAGTTTTCTACAGAATAGGTATATTTGCTTTGATCTGTAACCATAATTTGCTTTCCGACTAATTATTACTCCCGTCTTGGGGGAAGTTGTGACCCCACTAAATAGCCAAATGCACCATTATTATGGGTTTGACAATAAACTTTTCCTTCTCCTTTAAATCGACAGACCAATCCTTCCCCCCCAATTCCCAATAAAGATCCAATCCAACTGGAACCGGCTTTAGTGACTTCAAAGTCGAGACGCCTTTCAAAGGCAACGATATGACCGGTATCGACAATATATTCGCCATCGACTGGAATTGCATAAATCCCGCCAAATGAAGTGAGGAGGGCTGTTCCATATCCGGATAGAGATAGCCAAAACATCGACTCTCCGGAGAAGAAGGACTTTAAGCCTTGAAATCCCACATCGAGATTCACCTCTTCCGAACTCGCCAGATAAGAAGCAGCTTGAACCACTAATTCTTCACCTGAGAGTTTGTAAGTCATTAAGTCGCCAATTAATTTGGGGGCAAGAAAAATTTCTCCGCTGTCGTTGGTACAAGTAAACTGACTCAAAAATAGCGATTCTCCTGCCACCATGCGTTTAATGCCCCCCCAAATGCCCCCGCCTTTGCCTCGCCTGAGTGTGGTATCGGCTTGGATATCGGCACTCATGGCAATCATACAACCGGCTTGGGCATAGAGATTTTCGTCTTCGGTGAGGGTGATTTGCGCGATCGCGCTATCGGGCTGATGCAGTAGTTTAACTTCCATATTGCTTATTTGGGTAATTTCGGACTGAGAAATCTCACTAAACTATGGACACTCCGGGATTGTAAATAAATGGTGCCACTGCCTTGAAGACGGTTAATTAACCCTTCTCCAGAGGTGAGTGAACTAAAAAGTCCTCCTGCTAGGCGAATTCCCATCCGAATATTGGGTTCATAAGCAACTAAGTGCCCATTATCAACCACATAACCCTCTGTAATTTCTTTTCGGGTTAGACCCCCATAAGCCCCAAAAAAGACTGTTCCTCGTCCTTTTAGCTTTAGTTTAAATAAACCTTCTCCGGCAATCCAACTGGCAAAGCCAGCAAAAGCAACACCAATTTCAACC contains:
- a CDS encoding TIGR00266 family protein; protein product: MVTDQSKYTYSVENSPLYAALNIELEAGQSLIVESSAMAGMDPSLKMKSSMRGGIGKSIGRLFSGESLFVSEFSASQRRGNLYLCPATPGDIFHYYLNGETRLIVQSSGFLACSPTVETETRFEGWRGFFSGESLFLIRAVGEGDFWFSSYGAIIEVPVTGEYVVDTGYIVAFEDSLDYKVELIGGLSFKNLRTGIFGGEGLVCRFRGEGRVWIQSRKLSQLINFLNPFRPIASSNSNDGDD
- a CDS encoding TIGR00266 family protein, encoding MEYEIRYKPAFSTIFVTLEPGESLTTEAGSMTSMDANLLMDTHFSGGFFTAFLKKFLGKESLFVNTYTNGSRENLNLVLSQSIIGDIEALALEDNEICFQPGAYIAHTPGVEIGVAFAGFASWIAGEGLFKLKLKGRGTVFFGAYGGLTRKEITEGYVVDNGHLVAYEPNIRMGIRLAGGLFSSLTSGEGLINRLQGSGTIYLQSRSVHSLVRFLSPKLPK
- a CDS encoding TIGR00266 family protein encodes the protein MEVKLLHQPDSAIAQITLTEDENLYAQAGCMIAMSADIQADTTLRRGKGGGIWGGIKRMVAGESLFLSQFTCTNDSGEIFLAPKLIGDLMTYKLSGEELVVQAASYLASSEEVNLDVGFQGLKSFFSGESMFWLSLSGYGTALLTSFGGIYAIPVDGEYIVDTGHIVAFERRLDFEVTKAGSSWIGSLLGIGGEGLVCRFKGEGKVYCQTHNNGAFGYLVGSQLPPRRE
- a CDS encoding TSUP family transporter; this encodes MENLWLLVGGGLFSGLLAGLLGIGGGTVLVPIIITVGYTPVQAVATSSLAIVLTAISGSLQNYRMGYLNLQRVWNLGFPAIITAQLGTYIATGLPDQMLLIAFGILLMINIFLASWRKTLAKREDTLPEKTQHRTLARVATGGIAGFLAGLFGIGGGVIMVPLQMVLLGEPIKVAIQTSLGVIVITAISATLGHTWQGNVLFWQGLVLGLGGLVGAQISTRYLPKLRDRVITFSFYTLLALLAFYTFWRATLLGN